The region aggatttcgttatatgcaggttcggcacgaaaattcgaaaaagaaactcttactgtatttactcgattcttaccgcttaccgatggcgtcgtagcgtcgtataaggcccgtttatagtccgacttTATcagcgcgcgggccagcgtcgtttgcggccagtcacgctacgctgGTTGCGCTgtgccagccgaaacgccatctcctctattgacccttttcacggtgatcccgtgggcgctgccatgtttgatcacgtgcatggtgacgcgtccattgcttgcctcaactgcctccgttgcctctttGTTTGCAAtcgaagtgtatgacgccggcgcggcttagaaaacctctgttttcggagatatcgtagacggtgactaggtggacgacacaaagctttgatcacagcttcagagaacatgcaaaagcgctttcggaactgattaagctatgtctaaACAGCGCAatcagcgtatatggtgcttgttctaaaagcggggctaaatatgtattccaagctatccaagctttccgattatgaattcagccaggattagtgtgttttgctctttgttctttattcggaaaatatattgaagcagtggcttgtcagtttctgacccagtgaagttcctcggtgcggccactatcagattattttctgcctaatcgctcgcgggtgtgctcagttccgatagatttgctcttgctgcgtacaaggcttgaaacgtagctgttttgaacattgtaatagcttgtagcaaatatatattacagctaataactcgcttactcttgtggaccgtcacgaaacattcagcttcgaccattcgtacgccataggtgtagtttgtcatttattgtgcatatacagtgcgcatatattcaagtgtgcgcccattcacttattcttgatacgtcggtgatagagttggcgtaagttttcctgccatttgggatagatgcatatagataacgtgcgcgaaactgactatgacaggaagcggcgctactccctttgtcattgtttaacgagtcgTACTCACtccttgccgacgttctggggatgaagccctttctttgaaggttaatgatacaaggctggcggatgagcaaatttctgtgtcCTCAAGGAAGGCCGTACATcatgaagtgccggtaacacgttgggacagttgcagcagcggtccgcgaacttggccatacagattcattctattccttaacatgccagtcactatttttgcaaccaactactgcacacgtcttcaatccacatgatttaaTCTAGTATGATttgagcacagtgtgttagcgaaaactcagttgcatttccgacagctgatcgcacagaagcaaggcagaagcggtaatggtttcgcattcgtgtgcggtcgctgaggagagtcatggtgcgccgccgtgagcgccatctcgtttctctgaagcaaactgctccgcgaaaagggtcaacaaACGGTCCTATAGTGTCACCTagcctagtgtcaggttagtgaagtgaagcgcagagacttgcgcagtaaccaaaaagtggcgctgccagtgcgttgaaaaaaaaaaggttttttttttttcttcggcaacatcaactggaaaaggagagtgccggcttggcaggctaggccagctgcagcaagcggcgggatcaggtttgaatgaagggaaggggaTAGGTCACGCCCGCAACGGCAAAATCGCTGGgccgagggatgcaggcctgccttGCGCACCctcacatgcacgcacacgtgcgctcgctttcgcctcgcagtcgccgtgaattcgagctcGCCAAGCGCACCGCCGCCGCTtcacattccgtcgcggcggagaaggtgcttccggttgctgcttgcgcaaaaatgacaaaatttggggcgaaaacTCGAGGTGGTCGGCGGGAAAAATTGATTATTTCCAGGGGCTCTCCCACCGCCACTTCGTTAcctagaggtctcaaatacatgtgcttctatggagtaatggcggtgaatagaaaaacttcgttatatccacgaattcgttatatggaggttcgttataagcaggtttaactgtaactgCCATCTTTCTGATGCTCTGGCTAATATTATATATCCAAAGTCGTGATTCGAATTTATGGAATTTCACTGCGTACTTCATTATATTCACTGTATATCCCTCAGTTTATGTTTTTGTATTGTAATTCTCTTAAACAACAGCTTTAAGCAGCACGACACAGGACCCAGCAGAAGAACCGCTGGATAGAGCGCTGTCCTGTGGTTCTACAATGACGTTTATGTTGAGGGCAAAAACAAATGACTGATGCTATCAGGGATGCATTGTGCAGGTTTTTAATTAGCAATAGGGTGTGATCAAAGAGTTCAGAGCACCGTAATGCAGTAATGAAATTTTGGGTGGGAACAACATGTGACTGTCATTAATCACTGTATTGGGTAGCATTCTGTTATGAACGTTGAGAGTTATGCTACAAGAGGTTTTGTGAACCTATGCATATGCCCGTTTGTTATTACACTGTCAACTGCCCATCACAGCAGAGATCTACCAACTGCCAACACGTTCAAGAGCCGTTGCTGGATGGCTGAACTTTTATGTCAAAGGTCATCACCAGGGGGACATCGTTAGTCTACAGTTCTAATCAGAATGTCAGAAAATATTCCTTGCATTGAAGCCCAGTGTCCTATGGAAGGCAAACCAAGCATAACAGAATGCAAGCTCATCCTTTCAGCCAGAACTTGACGAGTTTACATCGATGCAGAGTATTGCAAAAAAATTGTCTCAGGGGTAAAAAGTGAGGACGATCCCCCACAGCAACGCTTACCTTTGCAGAGCTTAAGGAAGTGACACGTTTTTCTGCAGCTACCACAATTCAGACCCAATCGATTTACCAGGTTGTACTTCCTGCAGAATTCTGTTTGTAATGCTACAATGCAGCACGAAGTGCTGCCAATTCAAGTCGTTAATGAGGTTTGCCACCAGCCTCGGAAGGTGCTTGACAAGTTTTAAGGAGAGGGTTACCAGGGAGCTTTCACGAATTTATAAAGACGCTGGGAGGAAGTGTATTGCCTCACCTTGAAAAAGAAGTTCACTAAACCTTTATGTTGCAGCTACATTGTTACACTGCGGCCTGGTTTCAAAACACTTTGATCACGCCTCGTACGTTGCATGTGTTTCAGGTAATGAGCGCATTTAGCGAGTGAAACGAGAGCTTTGGGCCCGTTCTGATGTGCCAACCATagtcgtcgtctgtgcctgcccCTAGATGCTGTTCTTCCCGTCAACCTCACAGCTTGCATCTTGCAGCCCCAGCTACTCCATGGGGGCTGTGGGCGACCTGCGCCGAGTGAAGCATGCCATCTCCGTGGCACGGGCAGTCATGGAGCGCTCCACTCACACGTTCCTCGTTGGCGAGAAAGGTGCGGTTGGTTCTTGTTTGTTGGCAGGGGCTGGTTGCAACCTGTGGACAGCACTGCGCTTGGCAGTTCCCACATTCACTGACGTCATTTGTCCAGTGCCAACTCTTGTTGCTACTGCTGACTCGCCTATTCACTTTCTGAATTGGAGCAGTGGCATTACTTTCTCTCGTGTTCTTGCTAGCTAACCATCGTATGGTTAAAAGAGCATGCTTACGGGagcgtgaagaaaaaaaaaggcgcaacAGTCATTTCTGTGCCCTTTATCAGACTGCCTTCTATTTTCAAAGTGTTTTTGTGCATTCCGTGATTGCAAAAGTGCGGCAGTTAGCTTCTAATGCTTATGCTGGCTATTTTCTCATATTTTAGCCCATTCATTGCACTGTTCTTTTATAATGGGAGTCATGATGCATGAACACCTTGCTGTCCATGCTGCAGCCAGTGTGACATTGGAGCATGCTATGTGACTACACTGTCTGCCAGTGCAGCCACCCAGTTTGCAATCGAGATGGGCTTCCAAGAAGAGTCACTGGCCACGAACCACTCCAAGCAGATGTGGGCTGAATGGAAGGCCAATGACTGCCAGCCAAATTACCGCCAGGTCAGTATTTCACTTGTGGTCACTAGCTTTCTTGCCACTTTTGTGCCACGAAATAGTAGTAACCAGTGGGGAAGTAGCCACTTTCACTGCGTGGAGGTTATGGTTCTCACCAAAAATCTGCAGTTTAGCCTAAAGAGCGAACCGTTGACAGTGATACCAAGGTTGCATTGTGCTCGAaatcctcggacggtgttctaactatacgtgaTGACAACGTGGTGCCACAAAGCGCATGAGGCAAATGCCACTGTGCAGCAAAATCAGAAGCCTGACAGCTGCCAGGCATCTCACAATGTTGGCGGCATGAGGAGTGCCACTAGTGGCGTTGCAGGTGTCGTGCCTTGATGGTCCATGAGATGTGAGTGACGGAAAACTATTGGTGTTTTTCAGCTCCCAATGCAAGATTAGATTTAGCTTGGTGTTTACTGGTCCGTTCTGCTCAGACCAGTGTATACGCACAGCTGCTCAGCGCGAATGGTGATTTGCATACAAACAGCACTCGTGCCAGCAGCTCCGCTGGCGAGCTGAATAAGCGGATGGATATGTTTCGTCCTCTTGGAACTAATTCGGAGTATGTCAGTTTGAATTAAACAACTTCTGGTTGTCAATATTGTCGTGCGCCAGTGTCTGGCTGCAAGAAAGACGAACCAACCGCATTCGTGGCAATGTATGCGTAATGTTGCATGATTCACAATGTTAACATTTGTATTTGCTTTTAAAATTGAGTGTTTATTCTGATGTTGTGAGTGAACTTTGTCAAATTTTCACTCCCATTTCACAAAGTTCTCTCCATTCTTGGGTACCCCTTTCATCGTAACATAATGACAGTGCTCTTTCCTGTATGCTAATTAAGAATGTGTTAGTTTTCTTGCGGGGGCTTATCAGTAGTACGCTTGGTACCACATGTTGTCACACAGGAAAATAAGAGTTGCAGGAACTGTTTAAACAGATACGCCAGGTCCTTGTAAGAGTGTCCTATCCCTGCATACCGTCTCCTGCATATAGACGTTTCCTACATATCAGAATTGTGCTACATGAAATTTGTCTTTGAGCATCACTTCATCACTGTGCCTTGTAGAACGTGGTTCCGGACCCACGGACAAGTTGTGGTCCGTACCGGCCAACGAAACAGCTGTCTGCAGACAGGcatgcctgcccatctgcagcgAGTGAGCTCAACCACGACACTATTGGCATGGTTGTGATCGATGGGAACAAGAGGCTGGCAGCGGGCACCTCCACAAATGGCATGAACCACAAGATCCCAGGGTCAGTCCCTGATGTTCATAGTCGCAACATGGCAAGCAGTGTTTCTTTGATTTACAGCACAATGAATTCAATTTACTACTTGCATGGTTGGATTTTATAACCAGCTGTACACAAAACTCGCAGTACAAAAACAACAAGGCTTTCTTTTGGGCTGTTAGCATGGTAGTACTTTTCTAGCATAAATACCCTGTTTGAAATTACAGTAAGAATACAGTACGACAAAACCGCTtatatgtttcttttttcccccaaATAAAATGCAATTTGCTTTTACTCAGTACTCCTCACAAATAATTGCCAGGATGATTTACATCATTTTGTCACCTGCAGCAGCCCTGTTCACAACAGCAGTGGCATAATTGCAATATTATCCATGAATTTAGATCAGTTTAATAATTGCTTTTAGGGTCCCCTTGACACTGCACTGTTGAGGATTACAAAATGAACAGTTGATCAGTGGGACAGGTAGAAGCAATGACCCCGAAATGCTTCTGCTGTTCACTTGTGAAACAGCTACAACTGTGAAAGCCTGATGCAAACTTTGTACTTtagttttcattcttttttttttgaagctatTCATATAAATCAACACTATGAATTTATGAGCTAGATCAGtggttctcagccatggatgtgtTGGGACCCCTTGCGGATTGGTGGAAGTGATGGAGGACTTCTTGCAGTGACAAAGCGGGGTGGGGTCAGAGCTTTATTGTCTATTGGAGAGAACAAAATTGCCAACGAACATTGTGatgtctttatttttttattatcttgTGTGGATTGCTGCCGCAGTTCTGGGAGCAGGTCCTGGAAATTGGTATGCGTCAAGGCTAAACTGGCCTCCAAAAACCGcgcaattctttttcttttttttaggggtgtgcgaatatcaaaattttcgaGTACGAATTGAATATGAATACGTAAGCTTCGAATATTGAATTGAAGATCGAATAAcacacatgcatttattagcaagttgggttaaCTTGATGTGTTGGAACATTACAATTCCATTGTCAGTGTTACAAAACTGCAGACTAGTAAGCCATTATGCTAATACATTGTGCATTTGGCTCATGAATGCTAACTTGTAAAATTTAGTCaattcccactagctgtcctTGTCAGCTTGTGCCTTACTATACCGCATCAAATGCCTGTAAactcggaggcatttgaccctgtgccagtctTCACTCATCGCACTTGCGGTGCGATGAGTGTGCACACTCGCTGTTCGCAAACccgtgccccttgctactgagaggctggctttcccacaaGCTCAAGAttttagtggctaagtgtgctttacaggcaaAATTTCGTGCTGGGCATGAAATTATTCCAAATTCAGCACAATATTGCCCTgatattcttagattagatagaaacaaacgctaagaaccgtgtttgctccCGCTCATTCATGGTCGAGTTCATTCTTCGAAATGAACTCGATTATTAAAATATAATATTCGAACTGTTTGAGtattcgaccccccccccccttccccgcattttttctatcttttttttttgcgggcgttGGTTTCGCGGAcccccatttgagaaccactgagctagatagataaataaaaagTTTAAGACGATGATTTAATGTCCATTCTTAATTTTAATGCAACTCTGCTTTATTGGAGGCTTTAGTGTAACCCTACTTGATACGCTGGCTGCCTCATGCAAAGCGCTTGTGGCGTGCCTGATTGGTGCATTGCAGCCGTATCGGGGACTCGCCCATCCCTGGCGCAGGCGCCTACGCTGACCAGGAAGTGGGCGGGGCTGCAGCCACTGGCGACGGCGACGTCCTCATGCGCTACTTGCCAAGGTGAGCTGTTGCCACCCAGTGTTTGATTTTATTGTTTGGAAGGACCACTAGAGGCAGACAATAAATGCAACCACACTTGCAGCATTGCTCTCGTGAAGCTCTCTCCGTGCTTGACAAAGAAAGAGGATTTAGTGAAGGAACTTGCACTTGTGGGCTAAATGTCTCCTTTTCAATATCTATGGCTCCTGAACTGCGGCACCAATCAGTATCGTTGTGTGACATCACACATCTTCCAGCTTTTTTTCAGATCTGCATGCTTTTATTCTGTAGAACTAGCTCGGGAAAGTCATCAGCACATATTTTAGAACAACATCAGCTATTAAGTAGCTTCAGGCTAGTTGTTACTGCAACTTGTCGCAGGGAGCTGCTACAAGTGCATCAAGGTGGCTTTAGTCTCACTTGCCATTTTGTTATGCGGCAAACCTGGAAATAGTTGCATACCTGCTATGTACCTCGGTGCCAATCTTGCTTGACTTCATGTTTGCCCTTGGTGTGCCTTTAAAATAATAATGTTGATTCGAATACAGTAACTAAAGCAGGGCTTGAGGGGTGAAAACTGCTGGAGACATGAGAAAACACAGTCGACGAAAATTGATAAATAACAGGTTTAAGTGCAATAAACTTCAAAAAGTTATTTCTTTATAGCTTTGCAGGCATTCATTCAAATAaccatatagactcgtgtaagggccgcacccgtgtaagggccacacccccaacttggcagtccAAAATTTGTAGAAGAAAATTTCCAATGGAGAAGTAACCACGTTCAGTGCCTCGTGCCGCACGCGAGCATTggcgaattttcgcgcgctgcgtacttACACACGCTGCTACTAGATTGTGAGTGCCAGGGTGTGCACAAGTTATCAGCTGGGCTGGCACCACTTTGACCAAAAGGTTTGatcccgtgtaagggccacacctcctcattattgtgaaaaaaaaaagtgcggcccttacacgagtccaTATAGTATTAAAAAGGAGCAGAATTTAATGTAAAGAATGTAAAGGAACAACAAAACGCTGACATGAATGGAGCTCTCGGTCAGGCCTATACGCAAGGCAAGGCTGTTTTGGCCATACAAACTTTAATACCATTGTTTTTTTAAAGAATAAATCAAAATTAGGCATCTTCTGGTATGAAAATACACTCTGGTCATGGTTGTTGTGTAAGCCTTGGATAACATATACTTTTTAGAAGAGAGTCAAGCATATTTCGCCAAGTATTGTAACAGAAATATAAGCAAGAGATGCCAAGCCATCGTGCACTGTATACTGAAGAGTATGCTATCTGCCGTCATATTTGCAGCAGACACAGTGACTTGGTGGAGTACGAAAGACAAGCAATTTTTGGAGTTTTCAAAGTAAACATGTTTCATATGAGTGCTCCAGGACATATCGTCGTAAATATAAATTCACAGGAGATACAGGTTGGATAGGTGGGATATACAGGacgggatataacaaagtaaatgtaATCCCCCTTAGAAGCCCCATAGAGATCCATGCATTTACCTTGTTTTACCGAAGTAAAATTGTTCTGCCAGTGGATATAACGAGCTGAATTTGTCTCCGAAGCCAAAAGTACCAACTGTTGTGCACCGAGCATATCGCTTTCCACCGGGTTCTGCACTTGTTTGGTGCGGCTATTCAAAATTCCCACGTAGAATACGCCGTAgagcaacactggtctttctcaCTGCCACGCGCAGCTACGCAGACATTGGTTGCGCACAAGTAGCACTTCTTTCTTATCTTATCGTACCTCTCCCTTGCGGCAGCACGCAGCTGGCAAATCTAGGCTACTAGGCACACCTTCCGAGATGcactctcggaggccatgcctaGCTGCGCCACGCCACATATCCATGATGATGCTTACGCGCGGCATGCCTGAAAATCAGTGCCGTCATTTCTCTTTATCTCAGGTGTGACCTCCGATATTGCGTGAAACCAGCACGAGCCGGCCAAGCCAAGTCGGTGTGCTCACACAGCAGACTTAAGTTCACTCTGACAGCAAAGCTGCGGCAGCTGTGCGGTCACAAGATCAAATAGTTTCGCTTTCACGGGCCAAACATGTGCGCGTGTACATCCgaaagtgtttctggcactgtgccCAGCTCTGTCGGCCGTACACTTTGATGGGTTTCGCGACATCACAGgaaagcgaaactatctccaaaagtcATGTAGGTTGCCCGAGAATACTGCCCCAGCTGCAAAGTTGGCGCACCgtgttgtgtgccacgtgctgctcgaacacAATGGACTTTGTTCGCATCGTAGGGTGCTAGCTGTTTTACTGGTATCATAATATGAGTGAGCCAACTGGAAAGCACAAGTGAAAGACCATCACATTGGAACGTAAGGACGCTACCGTCTGCTGCTAAAAGGTTGTGTGTTGGACACGCTGGAGAGCCTTTTGCTATTGCTTTATTAAAATTTCATTGCATATGCAGCCGCGGAGCCGTAGTCTTTGCATGTTTAAAGTTGTGCACACAACTGTGTATATACTGCAGTAAAAGGCAATATTCGATATAGCGAagtattggatataacaaagtaattttgGCTTCCCCTTcacttcgttataatgaggttcgAGTGCATACCTAATTGACTTGGCAGCGTACACTACAAAAGATAGCAGACCAGTATCCGAATAGAGCTGTGTGTGAATATTGCTGGTAGTACAAAGTTGCGATATGCCCTGCAGCTTCCATGCAGTGGAGAGCATGCGTCGTGGTGTGGACCCTCGGAGTGCGAGCGTCGCTGCCCTCCATCTCATTGTACGGCACCATCCGCAATTTGTCGGTGCCCTGGTGGCGGTCAGCATCGACGGGACTTATGGTGCGTACCCCGAGAATATTTGAGCAGTTATAGTGTATCCACACGATGGTTGGTTCTGTAGATGCGAGTTCTGAAAACAGTAATTTCTCCGCTTGTCCGGCTACGAAGAGCACCCACCCAGCGAACAAGGCGAGCAGACGACGGAGCCAGAAAaacaatacagttaaacctcaatataacgaacttcagtaTAACTAAATTCTCAATGTAATGAAGTATTGAACTTTTCATAACCTCTTGTCCATAGAATGCCATCTATTAGAATAACAAAGCGTATTTGTATgcgatttcaatataatgaaatttcactgctaCGCAAACGAATGCTGaaacaataaatggaaacttccgcggatgcagatggtcaaatgattgaattacaagcggctgcttacAAGTGCACCTCTGAAATAGTGCGACAAGAGCGACCGCCAAAGCGGAGCCGcatcatgttccgtataaagtccaagcgcgataagatcctatcgcgcctTGCGCCCTGTGcgctttaggtgcgagtgaagGCATGCGAGGGCAAGACAAGAAAGATGCTGGCTTCACGAGTGCCGCCTTCCCACGTGAGCAAAGGGAAATAGGGAGGGGTGCGAGCTCGTGGTAACGCGAACAAGTGTGCGTGCGAGGGGGCGCAGGAGGGTAAGTTGGCACGCGTCTCGCCCTGACTGCGCATGGCTGTAAGagcggctgagcgcatacgcagccgcgcaccctgctttagaggtaatctgccgcaTGTGCAATGAGTGGGCGTGCTAAGACGGCGTGGCAACATGTAAGCTGTCTTCCCACGCCTTTAGTATTTGAGGTTCCGTAATCTCGAGTTTTGGTGACCCATTGGAGCGAGAGGccgacgaagcattcgctccctgctgccagcgcttttcatgatagtgcCGTCCCAGTGCAGGCGACACTATCAGCCGTGGGGGCGGTGTGcacgcgaaagcgtggctggcttcgcttaattCCAAGTgctgatgtg is a window of Dermacentor silvarum isolate Dsil-2018 chromosome 4, BIME_Dsil_1.4, whole genome shotgun sequence DNA encoding:
- the LOC119450798 gene encoding N(4)-(Beta-N-acetylglucosaminyl)-L-asparaginase; this translates as MGPDRISQKCLAATALLLMHCPLLRALHLTEGYCSAFPLVVNTWGFSNATLRAWEVLTVENGTALDAVEQGCSQCERDQCDGTVGYGGSPDEGGETTLDALIIDGPSYSMGAVGDLRRVKHAISVARAVMERSTHTFLVGEKATQFAIEMGFQEESLATNHSKQMWAEWKANDCQPNYRQNVVPDPRTSCGPYRPTKQLSADRHACPSAASELNHDTIGMVVIDGNKRLAAGTSTNGMNHKIPGRIGDSPIPGAGAYADQEVGGAAATGDGDVLMRYLPSFHAVESMRRGVDPRSASVAALHLIVRHHPQFVGALVAVSIDGTYGAACHGIPSFPYSVAKPEYGTAVVEHVKCTN